The DNA sequence AGGGCCGTCTGCTAAAAAAGCACGAAAAGAGCACGAATAGGTATGGAAAGTTCTGTTCTTTATACAGGACTGATATTACCAAAGTAACGCGAGACagataataaacatatactacCAGTTCAGTGTTTTAAAATCACTCTACACGTAGTAGCTTCTGTCTccaatcaaagaagtataaaatacacagaatggcaactggctgtaatctcgcgtgagctcgtgtcagagcatgattcggcgttatcttactaaaaacaaacatcggcgagcattgAGTTACAATTGGTacctttaaaacaacatttaaaatacatgttagcttctaaaacaaaattagtttaatttgaaatggtcttaaggcacgaagtacacgttttttttttttgccatcgaaagaagcgtggtcatacggtgataattattttaccggatgaataattgctttcgcatacaaaatggcgcgtggagaaagcgccacttccggttaacgagatctcgtttttttgtcacgggaggttggcgagatttgctctatatgcctttcaagttgccagtctatttatttttatagctctttgctccaATTCACATTTTATTCCAAAAGAAATATGGTAGTGTGAAATTAGCTTCACAAAATTCTGAATCAATGAATGATTctaatattaattaaatattaattaaagcaaCCATTGGTACCGTGGTGTGACAATCTTTAATTCGTTGTGCAATGTGAGGTATCAGCAATACCATCTAAACGACAGCGGACAGGTTTGATAAGTTCTTTGAAATACTTATTGTTTTCCATATCACTATTTAAAGTGTTTCATGTCGTGTacagttattatataaaattattgaaagtCGTAGAATGATCAATATACTGTTTCACAAAATTTTTATATAAGTCAGATCTTATCTGCAAAATAAAGACCACCAGGTACTATAAAACCTGCTGATAAATGCGACTGTTTTCTCTGCCCTGGTCAGTCATAAACAATGTATAGGCCTATTTTTCCGTAATGACAGATAACCTGTCAATACTAATCGCCTTTTGTAATGTTCAAAGGGTCAGAAGTTAGTTTCTCAAAAGCaatcatattttatataagaaTTTATGCCTAACAATTAATCACATGAAGTACTGCTATGTGAAAATAGttgttattaaaatattgaataaatgatTGATTATATTTAATCAAAGCCATTCAATAGATCCATTTTGTGTACTAATGTAGTTCTGCGTGATCGTTTATAGATTATCCCGCAATGCAGAACTTGGTCAAACGCTTAGAAAAATCTAAAGTATAACAGTCAAGACAAGTTTACAGTCTATTCGGTGCGGCCGTACACTCATACATGTCTCGTATATTCTGGTCTTACAAATAACGCAAGATATTACATATGTGTTGATGTTTCAGGGGTAGATAGCTCAGATCCGCTATATTACATGGACCGCGAAGAACATGGTTACTATGACAACTCAGGGAAAACTGGCATCCTCCTCATTCTTAACTCGTATGAAGATAGAAAAGGTGAGAAAAATAACAATTATTAAAATTAATCTGTTTCTTTTTCCTTTGTCTGTACGCTTGTTATAGCCATATGGGTGACACCTACAGAGACATCTGTAGTTATCTTAGTTGAAGGATAGTGTAAGATATAGAAGTCGCTCAAGATCCAGAAGCTTCTCTGGTTCTTTACCTTATAAGTGTGAGGCATCCATAcggggggctcgaactcacgactctTAGTTTCTTAGACAGTGTTGCCACTGCACCGCTGCTTCCGTTCCTTTTGTGATGGTGCGAGAGGTGCTATTTAATCTTCTTCTCGGTGTCAGGTGTCCTAAAACGATTTTGTCagcatttttgaaaatgttggtAAACGAATCTCTATATAGTTCATCGCATAGAATCTCACCCCGGTAGagtaataaaaatacatttttgtgtatTATCAATATGGTTGAGTTATACCTATTTTCACCAGGCACAGAACATGATGTAGAAAAACTGAAAGGCTTCTTTGGCGGTAAAGGGTTACGTTTCGAAGTGTTCGATCCTAGAGAAAACGCAACACAAGATTTAACTACAGAAGAAGTGGATGAAGTTCTACGCGACGTACGATCAAGACTGAATGGTCCCCTTGCAACACATTATTACTGCTTTATTTGTGTAATAATGAGCCATGGAAATGAGGtaggtataaatttataacaaagaACAGATATTGTCATATCTATTATAGTGCCACTTATTACATAATCATGTAGTTGGGCGTCCCTTTGAAATGTAAGTAAGACATTTTCATACCGCTTTTATAAATCTCATCTGACAGCATGAAATAAGCATTTGGTAAGTTTGCAAGCTTGCTTGAAATAGGTTTATAAGACTAAAATAGAATTTGATAAACTTGTCAGAAACTACCAAATacttgttatttaagaaatatgtcgctttaaactgaaatataatgttttcataCGGTACATCTATGCATAAAACCAATATATCGATGACGTAGAAGGATAACATCTCTTTCTTTCGAAAAGTTAAAGAGATGTAAATGAACTTAACCTATTCCCTGTGTTATGTAAAATGTACAATGTCCACAGTGTTCACACACATAGCTAGACCTAATTTGTATTATAAATTCTTACCTACtgtcaaaataaagaataaaaaaatatcgaAGTATGGAAATGTATCTTCTAAGAGGTTTTTTTCCTTCCCACATTTATTTGCTATAGATCTACATCAGAAACGACAGCGTTCCTTCAGTACAGTTAGCACCAAAAACCACTTTGTAGTTTGATTAATAACTTGTGTCAGTTTATGTATACTGTATTGCTCTAGTGCATATTTGACATGTGAGGACAACAGATATCCTGATTGGTTGATGTATGTCAAGAACGTGTGTTTGCATTATGAATGCGTATTGTGATTTTTTAGgctaataacaaaacaaaatgtgtaCCACTATATGATTTCACCTAAGATTCATCATTTCGAATTTTATTGTATAAGTATGACATTTTGTTTACGTTCGTAAATATGGTTTGGAAAATGACTAGTggattttctggaaaaaaattcTATAATGCTGGTCAAAAATAGTGTGCCTCTGCGATAACAAATATTTAGAAAGTGTGGCTGGTGTACAGTGGAAATCACCGAGTGTTCAATATGCACAGCACAGCACCCATTTGCCGAACTGCTCGTTTTAGGTGAGAAACGCGCGATTGAAATGggctagtatattttcccgttcatgaccatggtcaTCATAGTATACATATGGCTAGAGTATAACATTGACATATTTACTTTCTGGTCTGGTGCTTGTGTTTTGACTGTATAATTCTACACCGTTGGAATTGTAAAAGAGAGTTTCATATGCATGTTTATTGTAGGATGGTATAAAGACGAAGAATGGCATTATATCAGTTGAGAATATCCGTCaattttacaacaacaaaaatatgcctAAATTTGCAGGTAAGTATTTTTTGTTCCATAAAAGCTTGTTTACCTGTTACTGTAAGTAAAACATGATTAGCTTAATAGGTTTACAGATTTACGCAACCACGGAATCAACAAAAAATAGACTCcacaaatattgatgatttcaccGTAATTCATTTGAATTTCAATTGTTCAGGTAGACCTAAAGTTTTCTTCATCCAGGCATGTAGAGGATCTGCGCAACAGGATTCACAAGAAATAGATGATGCAGATGATGAGAAAAGACCAGAAGCTGGACAGAACGATACCGAAGATGAATCCGATGAAATTATTCACGTCCCAACTGATGCTGACACATTACTGGCTTATGCAACAACATTGGGTATGATGTACACTGAGTTGTTTCTTTACGCTgcttccaaaagtaatgtcaaaTGTTGACTTTCCAGATTTAATGTTCAGTAAAACCAAAGGTTTCACTCCCCGGACATCATAACAGGCAAGACACATATCTAAATCCATCGATGTTTCACACGTTTGTTGGATGATCCTTTGACATGTCACTTATTAAGCTCATGTATCTTCCTCTGATTAAAACTTGTTCAGCGTCGATGACTTGGAGTTACTGACCCTCCCtacttttagttttgttttttttttttttttttttttttttcatttttgggggTGGGGAAGGGGGTGGCGGGAGTTCTTTGTAAATGTAAGAGTTTAAATATTCTTGATAGAAGGTCACATACATGGTTATTGTGACGACATTAGTTCTACCCAGATTACAGTCAGTGCTGTAATAAACAAAGTAGAGGCAACAGATGTCTTTCACAGCTTATAAAAGTTTCATCGCCTTAGTTATGTCTCTCTGTATAATCAGATAAATAATATTCAGAATCTTCGATTTGAATACttataaatggaacaaaatctAAAAGCATATTTACCTGTGTATGGTAAATAAATTACTACTGTAAATTAAAGTTATTACACTTTTCTTGGTAGGCTACAAATCGTTTCGAAGACGTGGCATTGGTTCCTGGTTTATCACAGAATGTATAAACGTGTTTGAAAAGTACCATAAGAAGGATCATTTGGAGGACATGCTCATCACAGTGCGAGAGAACGTGGCATTGCGCTGGACAAAAGACGATGGGGCAAAGCAGATGCCTTGTGTTTGGAGTACATTGACAAAACGACTCAAGTTAACGGAAAATAACACATCGTAGTTCTGTATAATAGACTGAGCCTATATGATGCTGCATAAAAATGTATGACCATTGTTTGGAAGACAGGTCCTTTTTAAACTAGTTCAATATATAAGGAATAACTTTACTCTTTTTACTATTTTCTGTACTAGTGTGATATTAACTGGTGATTTTAATTAATTCAATTCATTCATTTCTCGTAGGAGATATTACATGATAAGCTGAGGAATAACATACAGTGTTATAATAAATGAGGCGGCAAACATACATATTAACATAATCGTGCTCGTAATGTGTAAGCTGTGGCACATTATGGCTCAATAGCAGTGGATTGTTGAATTGAAAATCCCGCAAACAAGTGCTTGTATCCGTGCGGGGAAAAtgatattacatatttatacacAGAACTACATGTTAGTTTTTAGACTAGGTCGTCTCTAAAGAACTAAGAAATTCGATTCAAACattcattaattttacaataattctTATTCGCGGGAATCCT is a window from the Mercenaria mercenaria strain notata chromosome 7, MADL_Memer_1, whole genome shotgun sequence genome containing:
- the LOC123553922 gene encoding caspase-3-like — translated: MALDPVTTRHKLLLTTISDELGSQGDEYDSFVEHFKGYVPRGLLQSKKTLLAKFDALASKGHLGPGKYDVLKKICENSGNIDILELVQKAEADINEILNTGTERNSRQTTTDTGQPALRQAPLQSPPVQETVNGTAGPSAKKARKEVDSSDPLYYMDREEHGYYDNSGKTGILLILNSYEDRKGTEHDVEKLKGFFGGKGLRFEVFDPRENATQDLTTEEVDEVLRDVRSRLNGPLATHYYCFICVIMSHGNEDGIKTKNGIISVENIRQFYNNKNMPKFAGRPKVFFIQACRGSAQQDSQEIDDADDEKRPEAGQNDTEDESDEIIHVPTDADTLLAYATTLGYKSFRRRGIGSWFITECINVFEKYHKKDHLEDMLITVRENVALRWTKDDGAKQMPCVWSTLTKRLKLTENNTS